A section of the Trueperaceae bacterium genome encodes:
- a CDS encoding NAD(P)-binding domain-containing protein, which translates to MRIGIVGSGRLGGTLGTAWGAMGHEIVYGARDPRDARLDPLLVDTPHARTATLQGAKDAAEVVLVALPGPVADEVVAALGPWHGTILIDASNDARPDGTSVAEALQRGARGARVVKAFNVVGVDALRRAAAGEATGTMPIAGNDDDAVAVASRLAADLGLTPLHVGGLAMAASLERLAGVWTAWSRTLGRRFLWDVVT; encoded by the coding sequence ATGCGGATCGGCATCGTGGGCAGCGGACGACTGGGCGGGACCCTGGGCACGGCCTGGGGGGCGATGGGGCACGAGATCGTGTACGGGGCCCGCGACCCACGCGACGCGCGCCTGGATCCGCTGTTGGTCGACACGCCGCACGCCCGCACCGCCACCCTGCAGGGGGCGAAGGACGCCGCGGAGGTCGTGCTGGTGGCGCTGCCCGGCCCGGTCGCCGACGAGGTCGTGGCGGCGCTCGGCCCGTGGCACGGGACCATCCTCATCGACGCCAGCAACGACGCGCGCCCCGACGGCACCTCCGTCGCCGAGGCGCTGCAGCGCGGGGCGCGCGGAGCGCGCGTCGTGAAGGCCTTCAACGTCGTCGGCGTCGACGCGCTGCGTCGCGCTGCGGCGGGCGAGGCGACCGGCACGATGCCGATCGCCGGCAACGACGACGACGCCGTCGCCGTCGCCAGCCGCCTCGCGGCGGACCTGGGGCTGACGCCCCTGCACGTCGGCGGCCTCGCCATGGCGGCGTCGCTCGAGCGGCTCGCTGGGGTGTGGACCGCCTGGTCGAGGACGTTGGGCCGGCGCTTCCTGTGGGACGTCGTGACCTGA
- a CDS encoding efflux RND transporter periplasmic adaptor subunit: protein MTVSPARSRTGAGAVRVLVVLALLAAAAGGVWWGFVGRSGAAATDAADAAPAPVTVTLAPHAVTVVGAGTLEPGRSVDFVAETRGTVVELADVGTRVAPGDVLARLDPEPFERAIADAESALASAESSRTALVANQRDARAELERSIERADAAVEDARIALDDAETDLALQERLVELGAASRTTLEDARAARTDAADALADAEADLARLEESRDLRATRDAEDLRAADLAIQDAETALEDARDDRAAATTTASFAGVVAAHAVQTGATVVQDGTLLTVVDDATLELPVEIDETEIAQVTVGQSATLTLDALPDADVGGEVVGVAPVGRIVSNIPVFEVTVAVDNADRTLRPGMTAEAEITTSRYEATATVPLAALATPPDARDPAVRIVQRVTADGATEPVRVRLVDALGFDAVVTGDLADGDELLATAARDAATDATPRSGPGGGMGGGVPGQGPPGGRP, encoded by the coding sequence GTGACGGTCTCGCCCGCGCGGTCCCGCACCGGCGCCGGCGCGGTCCGCGTCCTCGTCGTCCTCGCCCTCCTCGCCGCCGCGGCGGGTGGGGTCTGGTGGGGGTTCGTCGGCCGCAGCGGCGCCGCCGCGACGGACGCCGCCGACGCCGCCCCCGCCCCCGTCACGGTCACGCTCGCCCCGCACGCCGTGACGGTCGTCGGCGCCGGCACGCTCGAGCCGGGCCGCAGCGTCGACTTCGTCGCCGAAACCCGCGGCACCGTCGTCGAGCTCGCCGACGTCGGCACCCGCGTCGCGCCGGGCGACGTCCTCGCCCGCCTCGACCCGGAGCCGTTCGAACGCGCCATCGCCGACGCGGAGAGCGCGCTCGCGTCCGCCGAATCCTCGCGGACCGCCCTCGTCGCGAACCAACGCGACGCCCGCGCCGAGCTCGAGCGCAGCATCGAGCGGGCCGACGCCGCGGTCGAGGACGCGCGCATCGCCCTCGACGACGCCGAGACGGACCTCGCCCTGCAGGAGCGCCTCGTGGAGCTCGGCGCGGCCAGCCGCACGACCCTCGAGGACGCCCGCGCGGCGCGTACGGACGCCGCCGACGCGCTCGCCGACGCCGAGGCCGACCTCGCCCGCCTCGAGGAGTCGCGCGACCTGCGCGCGACGCGCGACGCCGAGGACCTCCGCGCCGCCGACCTCGCCATCCAGGACGCCGAAACGGCGCTCGAGGACGCCCGCGACGACCGCGCGGCGGCGACCACCACCGCCTCGTTCGCCGGCGTCGTCGCGGCGCACGCCGTGCAGACCGGCGCGACGGTGGTGCAGGACGGCACGCTGTTGACGGTCGTCGACGACGCGACGCTCGAGTTGCCGGTCGAGATCGACGAGACCGAAATCGCGCAGGTGACGGTCGGCCAGAGCGCCACCCTGACCCTCGACGCCCTCCCCGACGCCGACGTCGGGGGCGAGGTCGTCGGGGTCGCTCCGGTCGGCCGCATCGTCAGCAACATCCCCGTCTTCGAGGTCACCGTCGCGGTCGACAACGCCGACCGGACGCTGCGTCCCGGGATGACGGCCGAGGCGGAGATCACCACCTCCCGCTACGAGGCGACCGCCACCGTCCCCCTCGCCGCCCTCGCCACGCCCCCCGACGCGCGCGACCCGGCGGTGCGGATCGTGCAGCGCGTCACGGCGGACGGCGCCACCGAACCGGTCCGCGTGCGCCTCGTCGACGCCCTCGGCTTCGACGCGGTCGTGACCGGCGACCTGGCGGACGGCGACGAGCTGCTCGCCACCGCGGCGCGCGACGCCGCGACCGACGCCACGCCGCGCAGCGGTCCGGGGGGTGGGATGGGCGGCGGCGTTCCGGGGCAGGGCCCGCCCGGGGGCCGCCCGTGA
- a CDS encoding ABC transporter ATP-binding protein: MSADAPEAVLHVRDLHKAYEVGGGTFEALKGVSFDVHPGEMVALMGPSGSGKSTLMNILGLLDRPTEGRYRLGGRDVADLTENERAEARNERVGFVFQAFHLLPRVSLLENVAMPMVYAGVPAGVRRDRARILLERVGLGDKTDAHPNRISGGQKQRAAVARALAMDPDLLLADEPTGNLDSQTGHEIMALFHRLNAEGSTVMVVTHERDIAAQTGRTLHLLDGELGDDERHDPVLPDPVRARLDGAAPARGEGVAA; the protein is encoded by the coding sequence GTGAGCGCGGACGCGCCCGAGGCGGTCCTCCACGTCCGCGACCTGCATAAGGCCTACGAGGTGGGGGGCGGCACGTTCGAGGCCCTGAAGGGCGTGTCGTTCGACGTGCACCCCGGCGAGATGGTGGCGTTGATGGGCCCCAGCGGCTCCGGCAAGAGCACGTTGATGAACATCCTCGGGCTCCTCGACCGACCCACCGAGGGGCGCTACCGGCTCGGGGGCCGCGACGTCGCCGACCTCACCGAGAACGAGCGCGCCGAAGCCCGCAACGAACGCGTCGGCTTCGTCTTCCAGGCGTTCCACCTGCTGCCGCGCGTGAGCCTCCTCGAGAACGTCGCGATGCCGATGGTGTACGCCGGCGTCCCCGCCGGCGTGCGGCGCGATCGCGCCCGCATCCTGCTCGAGCGCGTGGGGTTGGGCGACAAGACCGACGCCCACCCGAACCGCATCTCCGGCGGCCAGAAGCAACGCGCCGCCGTCGCCCGGGCGCTGGCGATGGACCCCGACCTGCTGCTGGCGGACGAACCGACCGGCAACCTCGATTCGCAGACCGGGCACGAGATCATGGCGTTGTTCCACCGCCTGAACGCGGAGGGCTCGACCGTGATGGTCGTGACGCACGAGCGCGACATCGCGGCGCAGACCGGCCGCACCCTGCACCTCCTCGACGGGGAGTTGGGCGACGACGAACGCCACGACCCGGTCCTGCCCGACCCGGTGCGCGCCCGCCTGGACGGCGCCGCCCCCGCACGCGGCGAGGGGGTGGCGGCGTGA